A genomic segment from uncultured Erythrobacter sp. encodes:
- a CDS encoding enoyl-CoA hydratase-related protein, giving the protein MSYETIRVDRDGPLLTITLNRPERLNAMPPQMADELGQAFYDLGDARAVLITGEGKGFCSGADLSARGSGSALGGKGGSHEALSNHYNPAISQLIRAQVPVICAVNGPAAGVGCSLALAADFTIAGRSAYFLQAFVNIGLVPDGGSTWLLARAIGRARATRMMMLGEKISGQQAEEWGLIYKCVDDADLMTEARALAEKLANGPTVAYATMKRNIATALDQNLQMVLLAEAEGQRIAGATKDAMEGGMAFLQKRKAEFKGE; this is encoded by the coding sequence ATGTCCTACGAAACCATCCGCGTCGACCGTGACGGCCCGCTGCTCACCATCACCCTCAACCGCCCCGAGCGGCTCAATGCCATGCCGCCGCAGATGGCTGATGAGCTTGGGCAGGCGTTCTACGACCTCGGGGACGCGCGCGCGGTTCTGATTACGGGTGAGGGAAAGGGCTTCTGCTCGGGCGCTGATCTTTCGGCGCGGGGCAGCGGAAGCGCGCTCGGCGGGAAGGGCGGCAGCCACGAGGCCCTGAGCAACCACTACAACCCCGCGATCAGCCAGCTGATCCGCGCGCAGGTGCCGGTGATCTGCGCGGTCAACGGTCCGGCGGCGGGTGTGGGCTGCTCACTCGCCTTGGCCGCTGATTTCACCATTGCCGGACGCTCTGCGTATTTCCTCCAGGCCTTCGTCAATATCGGCCTTGTGCCTGATGGCGGCTCGACCTGGCTGCTCGCCCGCGCCATCGGCCGCGCGCGCGCCACGCGGATGATGATGCTGGGCGAGAAGATTTCGGGTCAGCAGGCCGAAGAATGGGGGCTGATCTATAAGTGCGTCGATGACGCCGACCTGATGACCGAGGCGCGCGCACTGGCCGAGAAGCTCGCGAACGGTCCGACCGTGGCCTACGCGACGATGAAGCGCAACATCGCAACGGCGCTCGACCAGAACCTCCAGATGGTGCTGCTCGCCGAGGCCGAGGGCCAGCGGATCGCCGGCGCGACCAAGGACGCAATGGAGGGCGGCATGGCCTTCCTCCAGAAGCGCAAGGCCGAGTTCAAGGGGGAGTAA
- the mce gene encoding methylmalonyl-CoA epimerase, giving the protein MKLGRLNHIGVATPSIADSIAFYRDVMGASVICEPFDLEEQGVKVCFVDTPGADGAMNGTQIELIEPLGENSTLAGYIAKNPLGGQHHLCFEVPDIAEARSEFEALGKRILGPTRIGAHGTPIFFVHPKDMGGMLTEIMETPRENAHWSN; this is encoded by the coding sequence GTGAAGCTGGGAAGACTGAACCACATCGGGGTCGCCACGCCCTCCATTGCGGACTCCATCGCGTTCTACCGCGACGTGATGGGCGCGAGCGTCATTTGCGAGCCCTTCGACCTTGAGGAGCAGGGCGTGAAGGTCTGCTTCGTCGACACCCCCGGTGCCGATGGCGCCATGAACGGAACGCAAATCGAGCTGATCGAGCCGCTGGGGGAGAACTCCACGCTCGCGGGCTACATCGCCAAGAACCCCTTGGGCGGGCAGCATCACCTGTGCTTCGAAGTGCCCGACATCGCCGAGGCGCGCTCGGAATTCGAGGCGCTCGGCAAGCGCATCCTCGGCCCCACGCGCATCGGCGCGCACGGCACCCCTATCTTTTTCGTCCATCCCAAGGACATGGGCGGCATGCTTACCGAGATCATGGAAACGCCGCGCGAGAATGCGCACTGGTCGAATTGA
- a CDS encoding acyl-CoA carboxylase subunit beta: MSANIAEMERRREAARIGGGQKRIDAQHAKGKLTARERLDVLLDEGSFEEVDAYVEHDCNDFGMETQRIPGDGVVTGSGTINGRLVYVFSQDFTVFGGSLSKRHAEKICKVMDTALKVGAPVIGLNDSGGARIQEGVASLGGYAEVFQRNVLASGVVPQISLIMGPCAGGAVYSPAMTDFIFMVKDSSYMFVTGPEVVKTVTNEVVTQEELGGAITHTTKTSVADLAYENDVEALLATRRFFDFLPLSNRDDAPILPTSDAWDRIDNSLDTLIPDNANQPYDMHEVIAKVLDEGDFFEIQPMHAGNILCGFGRVEGRTVGVVANQPMVLAGVLDINSSKKAARFVRFCDAFEIPILTFVDVPGFLPGTAQELGGIIKHGAKLLFAYAEATVPKITVITRKAYGGAYDVMASKHLRGDLNYAWPTAEIAVMGAKGAVEIIFRQDRGDAAKIAEKTKEYEDRFANPFVAAQRGYIDEVIHPHSTRRRIALGLRKLRTKSLENPWKKHDNIPL; encoded by the coding sequence TTGTCCGCCAATATCGCCGAAATGGAACGCCGCCGCGAAGCCGCCCGCATAGGCGGCGGCCAGAAGCGCATCGACGCCCAGCACGCCAAGGGCAAACTGACCGCGCGCGAACGGCTCGACGTGCTGCTCGACGAAGGCAGCTTTGAAGAAGTCGATGCTTATGTGGAGCACGACTGCAACGATTTCGGCATGGAAACCCAGCGCATTCCGGGTGACGGGGTGGTGACGGGCAGCGGCACGATCAACGGGCGGCTGGTTTACGTGTTCTCGCAGGATTTCACCGTGTTCGGCGGCTCCCTGTCAAAGCGCCATGCCGAGAAGATCTGCAAGGTGATGGACACCGCGCTGAAGGTCGGCGCGCCGGTGATCGGCCTCAACGATTCGGGCGGCGCGCGGATTCAGGAAGGTGTGGCAAGCCTCGGCGGCTATGCTGAGGTGTTCCAGCGCAATGTGCTGGCGAGCGGCGTAGTGCCGCAGATCAGCCTCATCATGGGTCCGTGCGCGGGCGGGGCGGTGTATTCGCCCGCCATGACCGACTTCATCTTCATGGTGAAGGATTCGAGCTACATGTTTGTCACCGGGCCGGAGGTGGTGAAGACCGTCACCAACGAGGTTGTGACGCAGGAGGAGCTGGGCGGCGCGATCACCCACACCACCAAGACCTCGGTTGCCGATCTCGCCTATGAGAACGATGTCGAGGCCCTTTTGGCCACCCGTCGCTTCTTCGATTTTCTCCCGCTGTCGAACCGCGACGACGCCCCGATCCTCCCCACCAGCGACGCGTGGGACCGGATCGACAACAGCCTCGACACGCTGATTCCTGACAATGCCAACCAGCCCTATGACATGCACGAAGTCATCGCCAAGGTGCTGGACGAGGGCGATTTCTTCGAAATCCAGCCGATGCACGCGGGCAATATCCTGTGCGGGTTCGGCCGGGTGGAAGGGCGCACCGTGGGCGTTGTCGCGAACCAGCCGATGGTGCTGGCGGGCGTGCTCGACATCAATTCGTCAAAGAAAGCCGCGCGCTTCGTGCGGTTCTGCGATGCCTTCGAAATCCCGATCCTGACGTTTGTAGACGTCCCCGGCTTCCTCCCCGGCACCGCGCAGGAACTCGGCGGGATCATCAAGCACGGCGCGAAGCTGCTCTTCGCCTATGCCGAGGCAACCGTGCCCAAGATCACCGTCATCACCCGCAAGGCTTACGGCGGGGCCTATGACGTAATGGCCTCCAAGCACCTGCGCGGCGACCTAAACTACGCTTGGCCCACGGCGGAAATTGCGGTGATGGGCGCGAAGGGCGCGGTGGAGATCATCTTCCGGCAGGATCGCGGCGATGCGGCAAAGATCGCCGAGAAGACCAAAGAATACGAAGACCGCTTCGCCAACCCCTTCGTGGCAGCGCAGCGCGGCTATATCGACGAGGTGATCCATCCGCACTCGACGCGGCGGCGGATCGCGCTGGGGCTACGCAAGCTGCGGACGAAGAGCTTGGAAAACCCGTGGAAGAAGCATGACAATATTCCGCTGTGA
- a CDS encoding SDR family NAD(P)-dependent oxidoreductase — translation MQVAGKTVLLTGGSAGIGREIALQLKAKGARVILTGRSPERLDAMRAAGFEVIAADLSHAAGVDALIAQLADTELDVLINNAGQLVDHDFRKAAPDADAADAGIYANLSAPIRLITALVERLRARPQAAIVNVTSGLAIAPAARQPVYCATKAGLRFYTLALREQLKESAIQVIEALPPVVDTQMNDGNPMKKMPPEECARQIIAAIEQDHDEANIGMTKMLRMVEAVAPWLARRMTLRF, via the coding sequence ATGCAGGTTGCAGGAAAGACGGTATTGTTGACGGGCGGCAGCGCCGGGATCGGGCGCGAGATCGCGCTGCAACTCAAGGCCAAGGGTGCGCGGGTAATCCTAACCGGACGCAGCCCCGAACGGCTCGACGCAATGCGGGCCGCGGGGTTCGAGGTGATCGCGGCCGATCTGTCCCATGCCGCCGGGGTCGATGCGCTGATCGCGCAGCTGGCCGACACTGAACTCGACGTGCTGATCAACAATGCCGGACAGCTGGTCGATCACGATTTCCGCAAGGCCGCGCCTGATGCCGATGCGGCGGATGCCGGCATCTATGCCAACCTGTCCGCACCGATCCGGCTGATTACGGCGCTGGTGGAGCGGCTGCGCGCCCGTCCGCAGGCGGCGATTGTCAACGTCACCAGCGGCCTCGCGATTGCGCCAGCAGCGCGCCAGCCGGTCTATTGCGCCACCAAGGCGGGCTTGCGGTTTTACACATTGGCGCTGCGCGAACAGCTCAAAGAAAGCGCCATTCAGGTGATCGAGGCTCTGCCGCCCGTGGTCGACACCCAGATGAATGACGGCAACCCGATGAAGAAAATGCCGCCCGAGGAATGCGCCCGCCAGATCATCGCCGCGATCGAGCAGGACCACGACGAGGCCAATATCGGCATGACCAAGATGCTGCGCATGGTCGAGGCGGTGGCCCCGTGGCTGGCGCGGCGCATGACCCTGCGGTTCTGA
- a CDS encoding FAD-dependent oxidoreductase: MERCDFLVIGGGIAGLSCAARLAAHGRVVVLEGESAPGYHASGRSVAVAHFGLGELLVRTLTALSLPVLAEHGTRHPALHIASAEQLGALDVLEDTHRQFGCDYARMSGAEARALLPVLKSEACAAALVDYGALKLDTHAMLQAHIAALRAAGSTVVTGARVTAIVRDGTGWRVETSGETYAAPLLINAAGAWADEIARLAGITPIGIEPRRRTVISFASPDGEDVRAWPFTKTVSEGFYVLPEGAGQLLASSMDQTPSAPCDAAPEELDIAIAADRVEQATTLPIRRITHSWAGLRSFAPDELPVIGHAAGAPGFVWVAGQGGAGFQTAPALSRIAASAVLGLPFPTDCTAAGLAPEQFAPARLGA, from the coding sequence ATGGAGCGGTGCGATTTTCTGGTGATCGGCGGCGGGATTGCGGGGCTGAGCTGCGCCGCGCGGTTGGCCGCGCATGGGCGGGTGGTGGTGCTGGAGGGCGAAAGCGCGCCCGGATACCACGCCTCGGGCCGCAGCGTGGCAGTGGCGCATTTCGGGCTGGGCGAGCTGCTGGTGCGCACGCTGACTGCGCTGAGCCTGCCTGTGCTGGCCGAGCATGGCACGCGGCACCCGGCGCTGCACATCGCCTCCGCAGAGCAGCTTGGGGCGCTTGATGTGTTGGAAGACACGCACCGCCAGTTCGGCTGCGACTATGCGCGGATGAGCGGCGCCGAAGCGCGCGCGCTGCTGCCGGTGCTGAAGTCTGAGGCGTGCGCGGCCGCGCTGGTCGATTACGGGGCGCTGAAGCTCGATACGCACGCGATGTTGCAGGCCCACATCGCCGCCTTGCGCGCGGCGGGCAGTACGGTGGTTACCGGCGCAAGGGTCACCGCGATTGTGCGCGACGGGACTGGCTGGCGGGTCGAGACCTCGGGCGAGACTTACGCTGCGCCCTTGCTCATCAACGCTGCCGGAGCATGGGCGGATGAGATTGCGCGCCTTGCGGGCATAACCCCCATCGGGATCGAGCCGCGCCGCCGCACCGTCATCTCTTTCGCCTCCCCTGACGGCGAGGATGTGCGGGCCTGGCCCTTCACCAAAACGGTTAGCGAAGGCTTCTACGTGCTGCCCGAAGGTGCGGGACAACTGCTCGCGTCATCGATGGACCAGACCCCCAGCGCGCCGTGCGACGCCGCGCCTGAGGAGCTCGACATCGCCATCGCCGCCGACCGGGTCGAGCAGGCAACCACCCTCCCCATCCGCCGGATCACGCATAGCTGGGCGGGCCTGAGAAGTTTCGCACCCGATGAATTGCCAGTGATCGGCCATGCGGCGGGCGCGCCCGGCTTTGTGTGGGTCGCGGGACAAGGTGGCGCTGGCTTCCAGACCGCTCCGGCCCTGTCACGGATTGCCGCAAGCGCGGTGCTAGGCCTGCCCTTCCCTACGGATTGCACCGCCGCAGGCCTTGCGCCTGAGCAATTCGCCCCGGCGCGGCTCGGCGCCTAG
- a CDS encoding NAD-dependent epimerase/dehydratase family protein has translation MADTILVTGGTGYIAGEIIDQALAAGKAVHTTVRNAAKSEPRLRARWPQAGERLRVFQADLENDAGWAEACKGCDGVAHVASPFPLAVPKHADELVIPAREGALRALRFAHAAGVERFVLTSSAAAIAYGHGPGKDRFDERDWTVLENPAVPPYHRSKTVAEKAAREWVAANAPDLAFCSVNPVAVLGPVVNDDLSTSIELVRKLLTGEIPALPAVGFGIIDVRDVARAHLLALDAPAETVRGERFPVQDRFVWMTEIAAVLRARTPELARKVPTRKLPDFVVSLLAPLMAEMKQVKAELGRTRDVSGEHTRSVLGMDFIPADDSIEATARSLVEQGIVRV, from the coding sequence ATGGCCGATACCATCCTTGTGACCGGCGGCACTGGCTATATCGCGGGCGAGATCATCGATCAGGCGCTGGCGGCGGGCAAGGCGGTGCACACTACGGTGCGCAATGCCGCCAAAAGCGAACCGCGCCTGCGTGCCCGCTGGCCTCAGGCAGGCGAGCGTTTGCGGGTGTTTCAGGCCGATCTGGAAAATGACGCGGGCTGGGCCGAAGCCTGCAAGGGCTGCGACGGCGTGGCCCATGTGGCCTCGCCTTTCCCGCTCGCGGTGCCGAAACACGCCGATGAGCTGGTGATCCCGGCGCGCGAAGGGGCTTTGCGGGCGCTACGCTTTGCCCATGCGGCGGGGGTGGAGCGCTTCGTCCTGACCAGTTCGGCGGCCGCGATTGCCTATGGCCACGGCCCCGGCAAGGATCGCTTTGACGAGCGTGACTGGACTGTGCTCGAAAATCCAGCCGTGCCGCCCTACCACCGCTCCAAGACTGTGGCCGAAAAAGCCGCGCGCGAATGGGTCGCGGCGAATGCGCCCGATCTGGCGTTCTGCTCGGTCAATCCGGTCGCGGTGCTGGGGCCGGTGGTGAATGACGATCTGTCGACCTCGATTGAGCTGGTGCGCAAGCTGCTGACCGGCGAGATCCCGGCGCTGCCCGCGGTCGGCTTCGGCATTATCGATGTGCGCGATGTTGCCCGCGCCCATCTGCTGGCGCTTGATGCACCTGCTGAAACCGTGCGGGGGGAGCGCTTTCCGGTGCAGGATCGCTTCGTGTGGATGACCGAAATTGCCGCAGTGCTGCGGGCCCGCACGCCTGAGCTTGCGCGCAAGGTGCCAACCCGCAAACTGCCGGACTTCGTCGTCAGCCTGCTCGCGCCGCTGATGGCCGAGATGAAGCAGGTGAAGGCGGAACTCGGCCGCACTCGCGATGTCTCGGGCGAGCATACGCGGAGTGTGCTGGGGATGGACTTTATCCCCGCCGATGACAGTATCGAAGCGACCGCGCGCAGCTTGGTCGAACAGGGGATCGTTCGGGTCTAG
- the gorA gene encoding glutathione-disulfide reductase, translating to MMTAEYDFDLFTIGAGSGGVRASRVAAAHGAKVAVAEEYRVGGTCVIRGCVPKKMLVYGAHFAEDLVDAQHFGWTITGKSFDWAALRDSVQNDVSRLEGLYGQTLGNHNVAIFNERAIITGDHQITLASGKVVTAAHILIATGARPFVPQFPGSEHVITSNEAFHLDTLPRRILIAGGGYIANEFAGIFNEFGCKVTIANRSDTILRSYDASVRDRLLQISMVKGIAFLFHAEFEHIEKQDDGTLLVKLTGQDACEYDAVMVATGRVPNIEGLGLETVGIETGKRGEIVVDAFSRTNVDYVYAVGDVTDRVQLTPVAIREGQAFADSVFGGVEPYAVDHSCVPSAVFSHPPIAAVGMTESEARNQLGNIKVFQSDFRPMKNVVAGRNERSLYKMIVDAANDRIVGIHMIGPDAPEIMQAAAIAVKAGLTKADFDATVAIHPTMAEELVLFK from the coding sequence ATGATGACGGCCGAATACGACTTTGATCTCTTCACCATCGGCGCAGGGTCAGGCGGGGTGCGGGCCAGCCGGGTGGCCGCAGCCCACGGCGCCAAGGTGGCCGTTGCAGAGGAATACCGCGTCGGCGGCACCTGCGTGATCCGTGGCTGCGTGCCCAAGAAGATGCTCGTCTACGGTGCCCATTTCGCGGAGGATCTGGTCGATGCACAGCATTTCGGCTGGACGATCACGGGCAAGAGCTTCGACTGGGCGGCCTTGCGCGATTCCGTCCAGAACGATGTGTCGCGGCTCGAGGGGCTATATGGTCAGACCCTGGGCAACCACAATGTCGCCATCTTCAATGAACGCGCCATCATAACGGGCGATCACCAGATCACCCTGGCGAGCGGCAAGGTGGTCACCGCCGCGCATATCCTCATCGCTACCGGCGCCCGGCCGTTTGTGCCGCAGTTTCCCGGTAGCGAACACGTCATCACCTCGAACGAGGCCTTCCACCTCGACACCCTCCCGCGCCGCATCCTGATCGCAGGCGGGGGCTACATCGCCAATGAATTTGCCGGGATCTTCAACGAATTCGGCTGCAAGGTGACGATTGCCAACCGCTCGGACACGATCCTGCGCAGCTATGATGCGAGCGTCCGCGACCGGCTGCTGCAAATCTCGATGGTCAAGGGCATCGCCTTCCTGTTCCACGCCGAGTTCGAGCACATCGAAAAGCAGGACGACGGCACTCTGCTGGTCAAGCTGACCGGGCAGGACGCCTGCGAGTATGACGCGGTAATGGTCGCAACGGGACGAGTGCCTAACATTGAAGGGCTGGGCCTTGAAACTGTCGGCATTGAAACCGGCAAGCGCGGGGAAATCGTGGTCGATGCCTTCAGCCGCACCAATGTCGACTACGTCTATGCTGTGGGCGATGTGACCGACCGGGTGCAACTGACCCCGGTGGCGATCCGCGAAGGGCAGGCGTTTGCTGACTCTGTGTTCGGAGGGGTCGAGCCCTATGCGGTTGATCACTCCTGCGTGCCCAGCGCCGTATTCAGCCACCCGCCGATCGCCGCCGTTGGCATGACCGAAAGCGAAGCGCGCAACCAGCTCGGCAATATCAAGGTCTTCCAGTCCGATTTCCGGCCGATGAAGAACGTGGTGGCCGGGCGCAACGAGCGCAGCCTTTACAAGATGATCGTCGATGCCGCGAATGACCGGATCGTCGGCATCCACATGATAGGCCCTGACGCGCCCGAGATCATGCAGGCTGCCGCGATTGCGGTGAAGGCGGGGCTGACCAAGGCCGATTTCGACGCCACGGTCGCGATCCACCCGACGATGGCGGAAGAGCTGGTGCTGTTCAAATAG
- a CDS encoding DEAD/DEAH box helicase, protein MTTFADLGLSQPVLQALDLKGYTVPTPIQEQAIPAVLKGRDLLGIAQTGTGKTAAFMLPSIDRLREADKQIPFKSCRMLVLAPTRELAVQIADSARDYGALAGLKVQCIVGGTSVSKDRNKLHRGADILVATPGRLLDLIDQKALNLAGIEILVLDEADQMLDLGFIHALRKIRELAPKDRQTLFFSATMPKAIKELVSGFCNNPVQVSVTPESTTAERIDQYLFMVQQDEKLALLEMILKGRHTVPGTVERVLIFTRTKHGADRVVKKLEQAGIPANAIHGNKSQPQRQRALDEFRKARVPVLIATDVAARGIDIPGVSHVINYELPNVPEQYVHRIGRTARAGKSGIAIAFCAEDERAYLKDIRKVTGAELDRLPLPDNFRAVVEGEGPTKPAARTPMKRVNPRPLGQRPQGDRKPQGDRRSDGERRPQQGEQRRAEGDRKPQGERRPADGQGGDRRAFGSKPGGNGGGQRHPGGGGRPAGNGGGNGGGNRGRGRPGGGGGGRPRAASV, encoded by the coding sequence ATGACGACTTTTGCTGACCTCGGGCTGTCGCAGCCCGTGCTCCAGGCTCTTGACCTCAAGGGCTACACCGTGCCGACCCCGATCCAGGAACAGGCCATCCCCGCCGTGCTGAAGGGCCGCGATCTGCTCGGCATCGCGCAGACCGGCACTGGTAAGACCGCCGCCTTCATGCTCCCCAGCATTGACCGCCTGCGTGAAGCCGACAAGCAGATCCCCTTCAAGTCCTGCCGAATGCTGGTGCTAGCCCCGACCCGCGAGCTCGCGGTGCAGATTGCCGACAGCGCAAGGGATTACGGCGCGCTCGCCGGTCTCAAGGTGCAATGCATCGTTGGCGGCACCAGCGTGAGCAAGGACCGCAACAAACTGCACCGCGGCGCGGATATTCTGGTGGCGACGCCGGGCCGTCTGCTCGATCTGATCGACCAGAAGGCGCTGAACCTTGCGGGCATCGAAATTCTGGTGCTCGACGAGGCCGACCAGATGCTCGACCTCGGCTTCATCCACGCGCTGCGCAAGATCCGCGAACTGGCGCCGAAGGATCGCCAGACGCTGTTTTTCAGCGCGACCATGCCCAAGGCGATCAAGGAGCTGGTGAGCGGCTTCTGCAACAATCCCGTGCAGGTTTCGGTCACGCCGGAAAGCACCACAGCCGAACGCATCGACCAGTATCTCTTCATGGTCCAGCAGGACGAGAAGCTGGCCCTGCTCGAAATGATCCTCAAGGGCCGTCACACCGTGCCCGGTACGGTCGAACGCGTGCTGATCTTCACCCGTACCAAGCATGGCGCGGACCGGGTGGTGAAGAAGCTGGAGCAGGCGGGCATCCCTGCCAATGCGATCCACGGCAACAAGTCGCAGCCGCAGCGTCAGCGCGCACTCGACGAGTTCCGCAAGGCCCGCGTGCCGGTGCTGATCGCGACCGATGTGGCCGCGCGCGGGATCGACATTCCGGGCGTCAGCCACGTGATCAATTACGAGCTGCCCAACGTGCCTGAGCAGTATGTCCACCGCATCGGCCGCACCGCGCGTGCGGGTAAGAGCGGGATCGCGATTGCCTTCTGTGCCGAGGATGAACGCGCATACCTCAAGGATATCCGCAAGGTGACCGGCGCCGAGCTTGACCGTCTGCCGCTGCCGGACAATTTCCGTGCCGTGGTGGAAGGCGAAGGCCCGACCAAGCCAGCCGCTCGCACGCCGATGAAGCGCGTCAACCCGCGCCCGCTCGGCCAGCGCCCGCAGGGTGACCGCAAGCCGCAAGGTGATCGTCGCTCCGATGGCGAGCGCCGTCCGCAGCAGGGCGAACAGCGCCGCGCAGAAGGTGATCGCAAGCCGCAGGGCGAGCGTCGTCCTGCCGATGGACAAGGGGGTGATCGCCGTGCTTTCGGCTCCAAGCCCGGCGGCAATGGCGGCGGCCAGCGTCACCCCGGTGGCGGCGGGCGTCCCGCTGGTAATGGCGGCGGCAATGGCGGTGGAAACCGCGGCCGTGGTCGTCCCGGCGGCGGCGGTGGCGGTCGTCCCCGTGCAGCCAGCGTCTAA